The following are encoded in a window of Pseudoalteromonas sp. MM1 genomic DNA:
- a CDS encoding class II 3-deoxy-7-phosphoheptulonate synthase, with protein MQSWNPNSWRELPILQQPQYPDQDELKTVESQLKSAPPLVFAEETRSLFKQLEDVCEGRAFLLQGGDCAESFSDFNAANIRDTFKTILQMAVVLTYGGKCPVVKIARMAGQYAKPRSADLETIDGVSLPSYRGDIVNSFEFTEEARIPDPQRLMKAYHNSAATLNLLRAFAQGGLADLHQVNRWNMGFVAANPQKERFQQLADKIQDALEFMEVCGINSTIAPSLKETDLYTSHEALLLGYEEALTRRDHLSGDWYDCSAHFVWIGERTRQLDHAHIEFFKGIKNPIGVKVGPGMDPEDLIRLIDAVNPDNIPGRLTLITRMGADVLPEKLPALVRRVQQEGRKVIWSSDPMHGNTEKATSGYKTRSFDNIMREISQFFAVHKAEGSYAGGIHLEMTGQHVTECTGGAYGLSDDDLAQRYKTQCDPRLNADQVLEVGFLVADLLKDARK; from the coding sequence ATGCAATCGTGGAACCCAAATAGCTGGAGAGAACTGCCAATACTGCAGCAGCCACAGTACCCAGATCAAGATGAACTGAAAACAGTAGAAAGCCAGTTAAAGAGTGCTCCGCCACTTGTTTTTGCAGAAGAAACAAGAAGTCTCTTTAAACAATTAGAAGATGTATGTGAAGGTCGTGCATTTTTACTTCAAGGTGGCGATTGTGCCGAATCATTTAGTGACTTTAATGCCGCTAATATTCGCGATACATTTAAAACCATTTTACAAATGGCTGTTGTTTTAACTTACGGCGGTAAATGCCCAGTTGTTAAAATTGCACGTATGGCAGGCCAATACGCAAAACCACGCTCTGCTGATTTAGAAACTATTGACGGTGTGTCTTTGCCATCTTACCGTGGTGATATTGTAAATAGCTTTGAGTTTACAGAAGAAGCACGTATTCCCGACCCACAACGTTTAATGAAGGCATACCACAACAGTGCTGCTACGTTAAACTTACTTCGTGCATTTGCACAAGGTGGTTTAGCAGATTTACACCAAGTGAATCGCTGGAACATGGGCTTTGTAGCCGCTAATCCGCAAAAAGAACGATTCCAACAGCTTGCAGATAAAATTCAAGATGCGCTTGAATTTATGGAAGTATGTGGCATTAATTCTACTATTGCGCCAAGCCTTAAAGAAACCGATTTGTACACGTCTCACGAAGCATTATTGCTAGGCTATGAAGAAGCGCTTACTCGTCGCGATCACCTATCAGGTGACTGGTATGACTGTTCTGCGCACTTTGTATGGATTGGTGAGCGTACGCGCCAATTAGACCATGCACACATTGAGTTTTTCAAAGGTATTAAAAACCCTATTGGTGTTAAAGTTGGCCCAGGAATGGACCCAGAAGACCTAATTCGTTTAATTGATGCTGTAAACCCAGATAACATTCCGGGTCGCTTAACGCTAATTACACGTATGGGTGCCGACGTACTACCAGAAAAACTTCCAGCACTTGTAAGACGCGTTCAGCAAGAAGGCCGTAAAGTTATTTGGAGCTCGGATCCAATGCACGGTAACACTGAAAAAGCGACATCAGGCTATAAAACGCGAAGCTTTGATAATATCATGCGCGAAATTAGCCAGTTTTTTGCTGTACATAAAGCTGAAGGTTCATACGCAGGTGGTATTCACTTAGAAATGACTGGCCAGCACGTTACAGAGTGTACCGGTGGTGCATACGGTTTATCTGATGATGACCTAGCGCAACGTTACAAAACACAATGTGACCCACGTCTAAATGCAGACCAAGTATTAGAAGTAGGCTTTTTAGTAGCTGACTTACTAAAAGATGCACGTAAATAA
- the ppsA gene encoding phosphoenolpyruvate synthase gives MQEYVLWYQELGMQDVPRVGGKNASLGEMISNLANAGVQVPGGFATTADAFNEFLEQSGLNAKIHDILDTLDVDDVNTLAKVGADIRQWIIDTPFQPNLDQAIRDAYSQLHGDTSADVSFAVRSSATAEDMPDASFAGQQETFLNVRGIDSVMVAIKHVFASLFNDRAISYRVHQGYDHRGVALSAGIQRMVRSDKSASGVMFSIDTESGFEDVVFVTSSYGLGEMVVQGAVNPDEFYVHKPTLQKGLPSVVRRNIGSKAIQMIYSADEAHGKQVEIVDVEPSLSNKFSITDEEVQELAKQAVIIEKHYGRPMDIEWAKDGNDGKLYIVQARPETVRSNEDANIMERFQLNGTSNVIAEGRAIGHKIGSGVVRVLDSIKEMDQVQEGDILVTDMTDPDWEPIMKRAAAIVTNRGGRTCHAAIIARELGIPAVVGCGNATDLIKAGQEVTVSCAEGDTGYIYEGILDFEILTSRVDKMPELPMKVMMNVGNPDRAFDFARLPHAGVGLARVEFVINRMIGVHPKALLNFDAQSPALQAEITDIIAGYESPVEFYISKLVEGISTLGCAFAPERVIVRMSDFKSNEYANLVGGEQYEPEEENPMIGFRGAARYISEDFRDCFALECEAIKRVRNSMGMTNIEIMIPFVRTLEEGKRVIELLEEHGLKRGENGLKVIMMCELPSNALLADEFLEMFDGFSIGSNDLTQLTLGLDRDSGLIAHLFDERNPAIKKLLSMAIKTAKEKGKYVGICGQGPSDHEDFAAWLVEQGIDSVSLNPDTVLETWLYLADKLAK, from the coding sequence GTGCAAGAATACGTTCTCTGGTATCAAGAGCTTGGTATGCAAGATGTTCCTCGTGTTGGCGGCAAAAATGCCTCACTTGGTGAAATGATTTCAAACCTCGCTAACGCAGGTGTACAGGTTCCGGGTGGTTTTGCCACTACAGCCGACGCTTTCAATGAGTTTTTAGAACAATCTGGACTCAATGCAAAAATTCACGACATTTTAGATACGCTTGATGTTGATGATGTAAATACACTCGCTAAAGTCGGTGCCGATATCCGCCAATGGATTATCGATACCCCATTCCAACCTAACCTAGACCAAGCCATTCGCGACGCATACAGCCAACTTCATGGCGATACATCAGCCGATGTATCATTTGCAGTACGCTCATCAGCCACCGCTGAAGATATGCCAGATGCATCATTCGCAGGCCAACAAGAAACCTTCCTTAACGTACGTGGTATCGACTCAGTAATGGTCGCTATTAAACACGTATTTGCTTCTTTATTTAACGACCGCGCCATATCATACCGTGTTCACCAAGGTTACGATCACCGTGGTGTTGCACTATCTGCTGGAATACAGCGTATGGTGCGTTCAGATAAATCAGCATCAGGCGTTATGTTTAGTATTGATACAGAGTCTGGTTTTGAAGACGTTGTATTTGTTACTTCAAGCTACGGTTTAGGTGAAATGGTTGTACAGGGCGCAGTAAACCCTGATGAATTTTATGTTCATAAACCTACATTACAAAAAGGGTTGCCATCAGTAGTACGTCGTAATATTGGCTCAAAAGCCATTCAAATGATTTACTCTGCTGATGAAGCACACGGTAAGCAAGTAGAAATTGTTGACGTAGAGCCAAGCCTTTCAAACAAATTTTCAATTACAGATGAAGAAGTGCAAGAACTTGCAAAGCAAGCTGTAATTATCGAAAAGCATTACGGTCGTCCTATGGACATCGAATGGGCAAAAGACGGAAACGATGGCAAATTGTACATAGTGCAAGCGCGCCCAGAAACCGTTCGCTCAAACGAAGATGCCAATATTATGGAGCGTTTTCAATTAAATGGCACAAGCAATGTCATTGCTGAAGGCCGCGCCATTGGCCATAAAATTGGTAGTGGTGTTGTTCGTGTACTTGATTCAATCAAAGAAATGGACCAAGTGCAAGAAGGCGACATTTTAGTTACCGACATGACCGACCCAGATTGGGAACCTATCATGAAGCGCGCCGCGGCCATTGTTACAAACCGCGGTGGGCGTACGTGTCATGCCGCAATTATTGCCCGTGAACTCGGTATTCCTGCGGTAGTTGGCTGTGGTAACGCAACCGATTTAATTAAAGCGGGACAAGAAGTAACCGTATCATGTGCTGAAGGCGATACAGGTTACATCTACGAAGGTATTTTAGATTTTGAAATACTGACGTCGCGCGTGGATAAAATGCCAGAACTACCAATGAAAGTGATGATGAACGTAGGTAATCCAGACCGCGCGTTTGACTTTGCACGTTTACCACATGCAGGTGTTGGCCTTGCACGTGTTGAATTTGTAATTAACCGCATGATTGGTGTTCACCCTAAAGCGCTATTAAATTTTGATGCCCAATCACCTGCTCTACAAGCAGAAATTACCGACATTATTGCCGGTTACGAATCGCCGGTAGAGTTTTATATCTCTAAATTAGTAGAAGGTATTTCAACGCTAGGCTGTGCCTTTGCACCAGAGCGTGTAATTGTGCGCATGTCTGATTTTAAATCAAACGAATATGCAAACTTAGTAGGCGGTGAGCAGTACGAACCTGAAGAAGAAAACCCAATGATTGGTTTTCGTGGTGCTGCACGTTATATCTCTGAAGACTTCCGTGATTGTTTTGCCCTTGAGTGTGAAGCAATCAAACGCGTAAGAAACAGCATGGGTATGACCAACATCGAAATCATGATCCCATTCGTACGTACCCTTGAAGAAGGTAAACGCGTTATCGAATTACTTGAAGAGCACGGACTTAAACGTGGCGAAAATGGTCTTAAAGTAATCATGATGTGTGAGCTTCCTTCAAATGCATTACTTGCGGATGAATTTTTAGAGATGTTCGATGGTTTCTCTATCGGCTCTAACGATTTAACTCAGTTAACACTTGGCCTTGACCGTGACTCAGGCCTAATCGCACATTTATTTGATGAGCGTAATCCTGCTATTAAAAAGCTACTTTCTATGGCAATTAAAACTGCTAAAGAAAAAGGTAAATACGTAGGTATTTGTGGCCAAGGTCCTTCAGATCATGAAGACTTTGCAGCATGGTTAGTAGAGCAGGGCATTGATTCTGTTTCACTAAACCCAGATACAGTACTAGAAACATGGTTATACCTAGCAGATAAACTTGCTAAATAA
- a CDS encoding transcriptional regulator has translation MATKRKNDTRLDPFATAVGNSSLDALLEQASAGDVIRMPAPSDPTREITLVCKVIAHADIESSTTVYGKNRRVQALLNEKSVSDILPAISEDGRNQHPALLWDQGNTNLVLAGSRRRKACILGNADYLVLSSPDFTDQDAKILAVSSDQYIAPSLWELGQAYQQTKNDLIEQGKKGSYREIAAIEGVSHTAIADAIKAYEQIPADVISLYPTANHVGREVAKKLVSAKERDENAFNALVSELHTDNEINAITSDDKRAMAITKRLTTEPSTVAKREAVFENNFINVQRNLKSGDVSIKIDNKVLTDKRLEQLTKLLSAFN, from the coding sequence ATGGCTACAAAACGTAAAAACGACACCCGCTTAGATCCATTTGCAACTGCCGTAGGTAATAGCAGCCTCGATGCATTACTTGAGCAAGCAAGCGCTGGTGATGTAATAAGAATGCCTGCGCCAAGCGACCCTACACGCGAAATAACCTTAGTATGTAAAGTTATTGCTCATGCAGATATTGAATCTAGCACCACGGTTTACGGTAAAAATCGTCGTGTACAAGCGCTCTTAAACGAAAAGTCGGTTTCTGATATTTTACCCGCAATCAGTGAAGATGGACGCAATCAACACCCTGCTTTACTTTGGGATCAGGGAAATACTAACTTAGTACTTGCTGGTTCGCGTCGTCGCAAGGCATGTATTTTAGGTAATGCCGATTATTTAGTTTTAAGCTCACCTGATTTTACCGATCAAGACGCTAAAATTTTGGCTGTATCGTCAGATCAGTACATAGCCCCGAGCCTTTGGGAACTAGGCCAAGCTTACCAACAAACTAAAAACGATCTTATTGAGCAAGGTAAAAAAGGCTCTTATCGCGAAATTGCCGCTATTGAAGGTGTATCGCACACCGCAATTGCAGATGCCATTAAAGCGTACGAGCAAATACCGGCAGATGTAATCTCACTCTACCCAACGGCTAATCACGTAGGCAGAGAAGTCGCTAAAAAGCTTGTTAGTGCAAAGGAGCGCGACGAGAATGCGTTTAACGCCCTTGTCAGCGAATTACATACAGACAATGAGATTAACGCCATTACAAGCGACGACAAGCGTGCAATGGCAATTACTAAACGTTTAACTACCGAGCCTAGCACGGTGGCTAAACGTGAAGCTGTATTTGAAAACAACTTTATAAACGTACAACGCAATTTAAAAAGTGGTGACGTATCTATCAAAATAGATAATAAAGTGTTGACGGACAAACGCTTAGAACAACTTACTAAGCTATTAAGCGCGTTTAATTAG
- a CDS encoding DNA replication terminus site-binding protein, which produces MVSKVQIRSQFDLMNELTSLLIDELRDCEYSKAEYYQLPDITSVDENIIPESIPVKKITGEIAHRSILNSFTDIYKKESLSSRVLKRHPGLLVLKNADVAGLTSRIQQVNKAKAAFKECVLAIDNNDARFEAVHNAVPNLITLAAYRKIHFQSESPFSVRFTWMHKHATKTLTKKMALEMLDKSAGYRNPRMIDQQKWQSLVAQEQLRVASLGEKEKLRIRRPTRVSPQVNVRYTAENRYHVSAALPFILINPQPDVKLGTLPDYQKPESHPRKKEYDFLVDRLYLEQVDK; this is translated from the coding sequence ATGGTTTCTAAAGTACAAATAAGAAGTCAATTTGATTTAATGAATGAATTAACGTCGTTATTGATTGATGAATTACGCGACTGTGAATATTCAAAAGCTGAATATTATCAGCTGCCTGATATAACTAGTGTTGACGAGAATATTATACCCGAATCTATTCCTGTGAAAAAAATAACCGGTGAAATTGCTCATAGGTCAATTTTAAACTCTTTTACTGATATTTATAAAAAAGAAAGTTTAAGTAGCAGAGTACTAAAGCGCCACCCTGGGCTTTTGGTTCTAAAAAATGCAGATGTTGCAGGGTTAACTAGCCGAATACAACAAGTAAATAAAGCGAAGGCTGCTTTTAAGGAATGTGTTTTGGCCATAGATAATAACGATGCTCGATTTGAAGCTGTTCATAACGCGGTGCCAAATTTAATCACCCTTGCAGCCTATCGAAAAATTCATTTTCAAAGCGAGTCTCCTTTTTCAGTGCGATTTACATGGATGCATAAGCATGCAACTAAAACTCTAACTAAAAAAATGGCACTCGAAATGCTGGATAAATCTGCAGGTTATAGAAACCCAAGAATGATCGACCAACAAAAATGGCAGTCCCTTGTTGCACAAGAACAGTTACGGGTAGCTAGTTTGGGTGAAAAAGAAAAGTTAAGAATTCGCCGCCCTACCCGAGTCAGCCCCCAAGTTAATGTTAGGTATACTGCAGAAAATAGGTATCACGTAAGTGCAGCATTGCCGTTTATTTTAATTAACCCACAGCCCGATGTTAAGTTAGGTACTTTGCCAGATTATCAAAAACCAGAGTCTCACCCGCGAAAAAAAGAGTATGACTTTTTAGTGGATAGACTTTATTTAGAACAAGTTGATAAATGA
- a CDS encoding PGPGW domain-containing protein, protein MKKCLLQIIGVLFILLGLFFAVVPGPSLIFFMAGLLCFSFYYPKARHYLKLCQRALTKSCNYLDKKLAR, encoded by the coding sequence ATGAAAAAATGTCTATTACAGATCATAGGTGTGCTGTTTATTTTGCTTGGGTTGTTTTTTGCTGTAGTGCCAGGCCCCTCCCTGATATTTTTTATGGCGGGATTACTGTGTTTTTCTTTTTACTACCCAAAAGCCAGGCATTATTTAAAGCTTTGCCAAAGAGCCTTAACTAAATCGTGTAATTATTTAGATAAAAAATTAGCACGCTAA
- a CDS encoding AAA family ATPase codes for MSINNNALSTYRLLKATAEVAEKSLKGRIQHYRAHLKSEEKELRTYTQKAAADLLGCNNRTLKRRHDNGDFDDLNIKRGANGHYAYTLVNIFAMADIMDIQPDHRTANDKLQVIVINSLKGGCGKTTSMVNIAAALATTNIKRYRIGIIDLDPQGSSSSFFPSNDHDPVTVGDLMRDCIDLDEGETWPEFVSSAFVTTHIPNIRVLPSGMDDFYFEHETATLLKDTSNYEQTRHYHKLLEKVIEPVKDEFDIILIDTAPTLNFMFYNALMASTAMLIPVHPEAVDFDANNKYLKRLGEIYHTVAALGHEGWDFMQFLVTNYVKGNHSQRDIVKDVRSAFGRQVMSYPINHSSAITASSSSFNTIFDQKASDSLASRESLLRAQENIKDVVDELEMLIRSNWESTQSSLNNTK; via the coding sequence ATGTCTATCAATAATAACGCGCTAAGTACTTACCGGCTTTTAAAAGCAACAGCCGAAGTTGCTGAAAAATCATTAAAAGGACGCATACAACATTACCGCGCTCATCTTAAATCAGAAGAAAAAGAATTAAGAACTTACACCCAAAAAGCGGCAGCAGATTTATTAGGGTGTAATAATCGTACCCTTAAACGCCGCCATGACAATGGTGACTTTGATGATTTAAACATTAAGCGTGGTGCAAATGGGCACTATGCGTACACGTTAGTTAATATTTTTGCTATGGCCGATATCATGGATATTCAGCCTGATCACCGCACTGCTAACGATAAACTCCAAGTTATTGTTATTAACTCACTTAAAGGTGGGTGTGGTAAAACAACCAGTATGGTTAATATCGCTGCTGCGTTGGCGACGACGAATATCAAACGTTATCGTATTGGTATTATTGATTTAGATCCTCAAGGTTCATCTTCTAGCTTTTTCCCTTCAAACGATCATGACCCTGTTACGGTAGGCGACTTAATGCGTGATTGTATTGATTTAGACGAAGGCGAAACTTGGCCGGAGTTTGTTTCTAGTGCTTTTGTAACTACGCATATTCCAAATATTCGTGTTTTACCCTCAGGTATGGATGATTTTTACTTTGAGCACGAGACCGCTACACTTTTAAAAGATACCTCCAATTATGAGCAAACACGTCATTATCATAAGCTTTTAGAAAAGGTTATTGAGCCGGTTAAAGACGAATTTGATATTATTTTAATCGACACAGCTCCTACACTTAACTTTATGTTTTATAATGCTTTAATGGCTTCTACAGCAATGCTTATACCGGTTCATCCAGAAGCTGTAGATTTTGATGCTAACAATAAATATTTAAAGCGTTTAGGTGAGATTTACCACACTGTTGCGGCACTTGGTCATGAAGGTTGGGACTTTATGCAGTTTTTAGTGACTAATTACGTTAAGGGTAATCATTCACAGCGCGATATTGTTAAAGATGTACGTAGTGCGTTTGGCCGCCAGGTTATGAGCTACCCAATTAATCACAGCTCGGCCATTACGGCTAGTTCATCGTCTTTTAATACCATATTTGATCAAAAAGCATCGGATAGTTTAGCAAGTCGCGAGTCTTTATTACGCGCGCAAGAAAATATTAAAGATGTTGTGGACGAACTAGAAATGCTTATTCGTTCTAATTGGGAGTCAACCCAATCATCACTTAACAACACTAAGTAA
- a CDS encoding pyruvate, water dikinase regulatory protein, with product MRTAFYISDGTAITSEVFGHATLSLFPVEFNHKTIPFVETEEKANEIKALINATAAKEGEKPFVFFTFVNHNLSEIIKSADAIAYDFLSTYSEKIEKELNVAPVPKMHRTHSIHEKSYDFRIDAVNYALMNDDGGNIKNFSEADIILVGVSRSGKTPTSLYLALQYGIKAANYPITEDDLESEGLPKCLLPYKHKLFGLTIDPERLAAIRHRRMANSKYASIRQCRIEVREVEMLYKRHKIAYFNSTHHSVEEISAKILIDGNLERRKY from the coding sequence ATGAGAACTGCTTTTTATATATCAGACGGCACTGCTATTACCTCCGAAGTGTTTGGTCACGCGACTTTGTCGTTGTTTCCGGTTGAATTTAATCATAAAACTATTCCTTTTGTAGAAACAGAGGAAAAAGCAAATGAAATTAAAGCGTTAATAAACGCAACTGCTGCAAAAGAAGGTGAGAAGCCATTTGTATTCTTTACCTTTGTAAATCACAACTTAAGTGAAATTATTAAATCTGCCGATGCAATCGCGTATGATTTTTTGTCTACTTACAGTGAAAAAATAGAAAAAGAGCTTAATGTTGCGCCAGTGCCAAAAATGCATCGCACCCACTCTATTCATGAAAAAAGCTATGACTTTAGAATAGATGCGGTTAACTATGCCCTTATGAATGATGATGGCGGAAATATTAAAAACTTTTCTGAAGCCGATATTATTTTAGTAGGTGTAAGTAGAAGCGGTAAAACACCAACAAGCCTGTACTTAGCCTTACAATACGGCATTAAGGCTGCAAATTACCCAATAACTGAAGATGACTTAGAGAGTGAGGGATTACCTAAATGTTTACTCCCTTACAAACATAAGTTATTTGGGTTAACTATTGACCCTGAGCGTTTGGCTGCAATTAGGCATCGCCGTATGGCAAACTCTAAATACGCATCAATAAGACAGTGTCGAATTGAAGTGCGTGAAGTTGAAATGCTTTATAAGCGACATAAAATTGCATACTTTAATTCTACCCATCATTCTGTTGAAGAAATATCAGCAAAAATCTTGATAGACGGTAACCTAGAGCGACGTAAGTACTAA